From Fundulus heteroclitus isolate FHET01 chromosome 14, MU-UCD_Fhet_4.1, whole genome shotgun sequence, the proteins below share one genomic window:
- the LOC118565950 gene encoding up-regulator of cell proliferation-like: MAAVIDRLVGGMRATAAVVSALEAAVVKEDTELQSLLKSLGLEQYHREKLSLSKILQIDEKTMTDDPGTCKSNVPFYFLKKLMMVNVTARTVNPPADLNGDDASEKRDLFDSPNDAEVFNPLDVITALFLCSDRFVQQELALKMSMCQFSVPLLLPNCDTKQSTLMLWAMRDIVKKYRPPDLSASKGFKEERIVLSELPMISFVRLGDCSLSKSEILNKLLSNPQQYHDTFVHHNMECGDSPRKISDGLTEITWYLPCGTKNMDIFSQPVALANLRGDIASHETQFSFLCQTSAAVFVFFDQLESECKLLSNKNYKAKIFLVGNQQRKSFTTDGLTETLNTLNLTKNNIIIKTKKTNDADFVKRLRTTVSSVLTNPGLKMSIEQMADIAHELGISVDEDSPECQAGRKNADAITEQIEDTFKFKEKQFPLQGQIWKELTLLEKEEFRLRKVGSENIENYKSNLKMKKEKLRRKQNSHAMSDFMSCFISAISCKERVYFLKWMRMNLDNLSQIKLSSLRELYKEQSKDSENKNEIKEIDKQLFNSSLGVEHFFREMGQIYEASLYLPETDPSRQQLQHLPRLCAQLLLDGFPLELVDGDASNIPLRWVSDVLSQLNDLVSPKNKILVVTVLGVQSTGKSTLLNTMFGVQFAVSSGRCTRGAFMLLIKVSEDFKKDLNCDFVVIIDTEGLKSPELVQLDNSHEHDNELATLVVGLSDVTIINIAMENSTEMKDILQIVVQAFLRMKEVGKKPKCQFVHQNVSDVSAHDKNLRDRKLLLEQLNEMTQAAAKMEKKEENKNFTDVMEYNPDTGNCYIPGLWNGNPPMAPVNVGYSETVYELKKNIIQLMGKCESTSNNILEFKEWINSLWTAVKHENFIFSFRNSLVADAYMSLCTEYNKWEWEFKKEMYTWVTNAETRISNFGTVAAKTEISELREYITVLKSEATKELTKLETLMLDNLKKYFEQAEGHVYLVERYREDFSNSIKSLRRQTERSVFDQITAAADIKQGLEELDKIATTYIHKIEKAVCALIDECRKKKVKITDKQLDESFNKMWAETLYNFSYSAQQTSNIFTSVSLQLQTNLSLKGSHACELLSEKSLQDCGQEPFKYKPKGAKEYIRSKLPEWVPWTDLVKEKQEIADSIISACNDCVSDKIMRKTHYHDTYMQEIVRIIDERLKKKDIYQDIEFEVSLKQHICGSAARKFQKMHEDFIEENDPYRRLQKIRDKFCADFKDVFNERDQCQKKAEEFTNFCLEPAVEDFVYRSLGLDIIDKMLKRVEFSTRMSFQYSILLDLLLKSDFKSFERYICSYESYVKSWISDRIKEIFSSESALCEFEDRRLQSCIDHINAAIKQAKEEKTDCLKTFVEHICNVLGDELVISQIALDSFMVLNKADHEQFAYWLKECLGEMKETLKNKFRDTKFEIKLIYLNVKPQNELFNRVIGCGEQCPFCQIPCDAGGEAHTEHFAALHRPQGLGRVKWSDSKKLSTDICSSAIISYTRFRCDATNSEWHPYKDYRTIFPDWEIRPDVSLEASDYWKYLMTKYNKEFAEAYDAEPAKIPSAWEIITEEQAKKSLKKSFSIK; the protein is encoded by the exons ATGGCAGCCGTGATTGACAGGCTGGTGGGCGGAATGAGAGCTACAGCTGCGGTGGTATCAGCGCTGGAAGCAGCCGTGGTGAAGGAAG ACACTGAACTTCAGAGCCTTTTGAAGAGTCTGGGATTGGAGCAGTACCACAGAGAGAAGCTATCACTCAGCAAAATACTTCAGATTGATGAGAAGACAATGACTGATGACCCTGGCACGTGTAAATCTAATgtcccattttattttcttaagaaATTGATGATGGTTAATGTAACTGCTAGGACTGTGAATCCTCCTGCTGATTTAAATGGTGATGATGCATCAGAAAAGAGAGATCTTTTTGACAGCCCAAATGATGCTGAAGTCTTTAATCCTCTTGATGTAATCACTGCTCTCTTTCTGTGCTCTGATAGGTTTGTTCAGCAAGAGTTAGCACTAAAAATGTCCATGTGTCAGTTCTCTGTTCCTCTGCTGCTTCCTAACTGTGATACTAAACAGAGCACCCTCATGCTGTGGGCCATGAGAGACATTGTTAAGAAGTACAGACCTCCAGATCTTTCAGCATCAAAGGGCTTCAAAGAAGAAAGAATCGTTCTTTCTGAGCTTCCAATGATCTCATTTGTCAGACTGGGTGATTGCTCCTTGTCCAAATCAGAGATTCTCAACAAACTTCTTAGTAACCCTCAACAGTACCATGACACCTTTGTTCACCATAACATGGAGTGTGGAGACAGTCCTAGAAAAATATCTGATGGACTGACTGAAATTACCTGGTACCTTCCCTGTGGAACCAAAAACATGGACATTTTCAGTCAGCCAGTTGCTTTAGCTAACCTTCGAGGTGACATTGCTTCACATGAAAcacaattttcctttttgtgtcagacatctgctgcagtttttgtgttttttgatcAGCTGGAGTCTGAGTGCAAACTGCTATCTAATAAAAACTACAAAGCAAAGATCTTCTTGGTGGGAAACCAACAGAGAAAGAGCTTCACTACAGATGGTCTAACGGAAACATTAAACACACTGAACTTGACAAAGAACAACatcattataaaaacaaaaaagaccaaTGATGCAGACTTCGTGAAACGTTTGAGGACAACTGTGAGCAGTGTACTTACCAACCCAGGGTTGAAGATGTCAATAGAGCAGATGGCCGACATTGCACATGAACTGGGAATTTCTGTTGATGAAGATTCACCAGAGTGCCAGGCTGGGAGGAAAAATGCAGATGCCATTACTGAACAGATTGAAGACACCTTtaaattcaaagaaaaacagtttcctTTGCAAGGCCAGATCTGGAAGGAACTGACTTTGTTAGAAAAGGAAGAATTTCGTCTTCGAAAAGTTGGCTCTGAAAACATAGAAAACTATAAAAGtaatcttaaaatgaaaaaagaaaagctgcgTAGGAAGCAGAACTCCCATGCCATGTCAGATTTCATGAGCTGCTTCATTAGTGCAATATCCTGCAAAGAAAGGGTATATTTTCTGAAATGGATGCGAATGAACCTTGACAACCTGTCTCAAATAAAACTTTCCAGCCTCAGGGAGCTTTACAAGGAACAATCCAAGGACTCTGAGaacaaaaatgaaatcaaaGAAATTGACAAACAACTTTTCAACAGCTCACTGGGAGTTGAGCACTTCTTCCGTGAAATGGGTCAGATCTACGAAGCTTCTCTTTACCTTCCAGAAACAGACCCATCACGTCAACAACTGCAACATCTGCCCAGACTCTGTGCTCAGTTATTACTGGATGGATTTCCTCTGGAGCTTGTAGATGGAGATGCTTCCAACATACCTCTCAGATGGGTGAGTGACGTTCTCTCTCAGCTCAATGACTTGGTGTCTCCAAAGAACAAGATACTGGTTGTCACAGTTCTTGGAGTTCAGAGCACAGGAAAATCCACTCTCCTTAACACCATGTTTGGGGTGCAGTTTGCAGTCAGCAGTGGTCGATGCACTCGAGGAGCCTTCATGCTGCTCATCAAAGTCAGTGAAGACTTCAAAAAAGATCTGAACTGTGACTTTGTGGTGATCATTGATACTGAAGGCTTAAAGTCACCAGAGCTGGTACAGCTGGATAACAGCcatgaacatgacaatgagctGGCAACACTGGTTGTTGGGCTGAGTGATGTCACCATTATCAATATTGCAATGGAGAATTCAACAGAAAtgaaagacatcctgcagaTAGTGGTGCAGGCTTTCCTCAGGATGAAGGAGGTCGGCAAAAAGCCTAAATGTCAGTTTGTTCACCAGAACGTTTCTGACGTTTCAGCCCATGATAAGAACCTACgagacaggaagctgctccTAGAACAGCTGAATGAGATGACCCAGGCAGCAgctaaaatggaaaagaaagaggagaacaAGAACTTCACTGATGTGATGGAGTATAATCCAGATACTGGGAACTGCTACATTCCTGGACTCTGGAATGGAAACCCACCAATGGCACCAGTCAATGTGGGATACAGTGAGACCGTCTATGAGCTCAAGAAAAACATCATCCAACTGATGGGAAAGTGTGAGTCAACTTCTAACAACATCTTGGAGTTCAAAGAGTGGATAAACAGCCTGTGGACTGcagtaaaacatgaaaacttcatcttcagcttcagaaacaGCTTGGTAGCCGATGCATACATGAGTCTCTGCACAGAGTACAACAAATGGGAGTGGGAgttcaaaaaagaaatgtacacCTGGGTTACCAATGCAGAGACAAGAATTTCTAATTTTGGGACAGTTgctgcaaaaactgaaatatctgAGCTGAGAGAATACATCACTGTGTTGAAAAGTGAAGCAACCAAAGAGCTGACCAAGTTGGAGACACTGATGCTTGATAATCTGAAAAAATACTTTGAGCAGGCAGAAGGTCATGTTTATCTGGTTGAAAGATACAGAGAGGATTTCTCAAACAGCATAAAGAGTCTGAGACGACAAACTGAGAGATCAGTGTTTGACCAgatcacagcagcagctgacaTCAAACAGGGACTGGAAGAACTCGACAAAATCGCAACCActtatatacataaaattgaaAAAGCAGTTTGTGCTTTGATTGATGAATGTCgtaagaaaaaagtaaaaataacagaCAAACAGCTTGATGAAAGTTTTAATAAGATGTGGGCTGAAACACTGTACAACTTTTCTTACTCTGCACAGCAGACTTCAAATATCTTCACCAGTGTTTCCCTTCAGTTGCAAACAAATCTTTCACTCAAAGGAAGCCATGCATGTGAACTGCTGAGTGAAAAAAGTCTCCAAGACTGTGGACAGGAGCCTTTTAAATACAAGCCCAAAGGAGCAAAGGAATATATCCGAAGCAAACTACCAGAATGGGTTCCCTGGACAGATCTAGTcaaggaaaaacaggaaatcgCTGACAGCATCATATCTGCTTGTAATGACTGTGTCAGTGATAAAATCATGAGAAAAACTCATTATCACGATACTTACATGCAGGAGATCGTTCGCATCATTGATgagagactgaaaaaaaaagatatttaccAAGACATTGAGTTTGAAGTGTCTCTGAAACAGCACATCTGTGGCTCTGCAGCCAGGAAGTTTCAGAAAATGCATGAAGATTTTATAGAAGAAAATGATCCTTACAGACGTCTGCAGAAAATCAGAGACAAGTTTTGTGCAGATTTCAAAGATGTGTTCAATGAGCGAGACCAATGCCAGAAGAAAGCTGAAGAATTCACCAACTTCTGTCTGGAACCTGCTGTGGAGGACTTTGTCTATCGTTCTCTTGGTCTTGATATTATTGATAAAATGCTGAAAAGAGTGGAGTTCAGCACACGAATGTCCTTCCAGTATTCAATTTTACTGGATCTGCTTTTAAAAAGTGACTTCAAAAGCTTTGAGAGATATATCTGCTCATATGAAAGTTATGTAAAATCATGGATATCTGATAGAATTAAGGAGATTTTCTCCTCTGAGTCAGCATTATGTGAGTTTGAGGACAGACGTCTTCAGTCCTGCATTGACCACATAAATGCTGCCATTAAACaggcaaaagaagaaaagactGACTGTCTGAAGACATTTGTAGAACATATCTGCAATGTTCTCGGTGATGAACTGGTCATTTCCCAGATTGCTCTTGATTCCTTTATGGTTCTGAACAAAGCTGACCATGAACAGTTTGCTTACTGGCTCAAAGAGTGTTTAGGAGAAATGAAAGAAACTCTTAAAAACAAGTTTAGAGACAccaaatttgaaataaaactcATATATCTCAATGTAAAACCACAGAATGAGCTGTTCAACAGAGTTATTGGTTGTGGCGAACAGTGTCCGTTCTGCCAAATACCATGTGATGCAGGTGGAGAAGCCCACACTGAACACTTTGCTGCCCTGCATCGACCACAGGGTTTAGGTCGTGTCAAGTGGAGTGACTCAAAAAAACTCTCTACTGACATCTGCTCTTCTGCTATTATCAGTTACACGCGTTTTAGATGCGATGCCACAAACAGTGAATGGCATCCTTACAAAGACTATAGGACAATTTTCCCAGACTGGGAGATTCGTCCAGATGTGAGCCTTGAGGCGTCAGATTATTGGAAATATTTGATGACGAAGTACAACAAGGAGTTTGCTGAAGCATATGATGCAGAGCCTGCTAAAATTCCTTCTGCCTGGGAGATAATCACAGAAGAACAGGCGAAGAAAAGTCTCAAGAAGTCATTCAGCATCAAGTGA